From the genome of Acidobacteriota bacterium:
CCGGCCGCGCGATCGACAGGTGCATCTCGTTCACGCGGCCCGCGGTGGACGAGTCGCGCCGCCCGTCGTACAGGGCCAGCGTGAGGCTGCCGCTGCTCACGAACAGTCGGTCGATGGTGCGCACGTGCGTGTGCCACGCGGAGACGGCGCCGGGCATCAGGAGCACCTGGAACACCTGCCCGACGGGGCCATCGCACCATTCGGCGCGGAACACTTCGGTGAGGACGCCCGCTCGCTTGGTCACGGGGCGGATCTGGACGATCTCCACGCCGTCGATCCTGTCGCGGCCAACGGGCTGCCAGTCGGCCGTCACGCTCTGTCGATCCTTGATCATGCCCTCGAGCGGAGTGATGAGCGTGGACGACTCGTGCACATGCATGAGGTTCCTTTTATCAGAGATCGGGCAGGCCTCGACGGCGTCGCAGCCAGTGCAGGAATCCGCCGCGGCCGGGGTGCCGCACCGCCAGCCAGACGGCGACCGGATGCAGTCCCAGCCTGGCGGCCTGGCGGAGGGCGGCGTTGCGCACGGCTCTCGCGACCTGCGCGCGCGGGCGAGCGCAGGCCGGCAGGCGCCCTCCCTGGGTCTGGGCATGCACGTAGGTCGTCAGCACCTCCTCGACCCAGTCGTCGCCGGCCACGACCCGTCGTCGCCACGCCTCGTGCTCGGTGGCGTCGACGGATCGATAGGATCCCACGCGTGCGCCTGACGGCAGGCCGAGTACCGACACGCGCCGAAGTTCGACGAGTCGCGCACCCGCTCGCGCGGCGCGCCAGAGCCACTCCTGCGATGGGGCGAGCCGCAGCGTCCAGCCGTTGCGCCACGGCCCGATGCGTGTCGTGAGGTCGCGACGCCACACCCATGACGAGGCCGGGATGCCGAGATCGGTGGAGTAGTGTCCGAGCGGCGATGGCCCGAGGAGCACCACGGTGCGGTCAGGCAGCAGGCTTGCCTGCCACGTGTAGACGAGGTCGGCGCCGCTGCGATCGAGGTGCGCGAGCGCGTGCTCGAGGTGGTCGAGTCGCCAGAAGTCGTCGTGGTTGAGGAAGGCGAGCCTGTCGGCGCGCGCCAGTCGCACCCCCTCGTTGTTGGGGACCGACTGCTCACCATGGTTGCGCGGCAGGTTGACAAAGCGCAGGCGCGCATCGCCGAAGCGCGCCACGGCGTCTGCCG
Proteins encoded in this window:
- a CDS encoding dTDP-4-dehydrorhamnose 3,5-epimerase family protein, encoding MIKDRQSVTADWQPVGRDRIDGVEIVQIRPVTKRAGVLTEVFRAEWCDGPVGQVFQVLLMPGAVSAWHTHVRTIDRLFVSSGSLTLALYDGRRDSSTAGRVNEMHLSIARPELVIVPAGVWHGVMATSHNPTLLLNLPSAGYDYADPDHYRLPDDTSQIPYRFQRGNAIA
- a CDS encoding glycosyltransferase family 2 protein; the protein is MSSQPCVSIVIATYNRRAVLTEVLDALRHQTVRDWEAIVVGDACTDGTADAVARFGDARLRFVNLPRNHGEQSVPNNEGVRLARADRLAFLNHDDFWRLDHLEHALAHLDRSGADLVYTWQASLLPDRTVVLLGPSPLGHYSTDLGIPASSWVWRRDLTTRIGPWRNGWTLRLAPSQEWLWRAARAGARLVELRRVSVLGLPSGARVGSYRSVDATEHEAWRRRVVAGDDWVEEVLTTYVHAQTQGGRLPACARPRAQVARAVRNAALRQAARLGLHPVAVWLAVRHPGRGGFLHWLRRRRGLPDL